A window of the Hevea brasiliensis isolate MT/VB/25A 57/8 chromosome 6, ASM3005281v1, whole genome shotgun sequence genome harbors these coding sequences:
- the LOC110650519 gene encoding MDIS1-interacting receptor like kinase 2, with the protein MVERVLGMDSADQLNGSLPLEFNNLSHLKSLQLYGNGFTGCLPENVCLGGLLENFTAFDNYFSGSIPKTLRNCTWLFRLRLDWNQLTGNISVDLGIYPHLNYIDLSNNRLHGELSWKLGKWKNVTKLKLSNNNISGSIPPELGNATQLHFIDLSWNHLQGQIPKELAKLKLLFKICLNNNNLFGVVPLDLKVLFNLAELDLAANHLSGSIPEQLGELPHLLILNLSRNEFTGSIPFELGDLSFLEVLDLSYNLLMGHIPQQLGQLRILQLLNLSYNILSGSIPTTFDDLTGLTAVDVSYNELEGPIPDVKAFREAPFEAYRNNRGLCGNASSLKACTSIKSGKTTQTKSKKVVIQIVLPVSATLCLMFLIGGFLVLLRRSKRKAQSRESKDKDTLVIPGHDPELQYEKIIEATKDFDSNYCIGAGGSGVVYKLVLPSGRVFAVKKLHPLQDDKSGNLKAFEREIQVLLDIRHRNIVKLHGFCSHSKHSFLVYEFVERGSLRSILTSEEQAAELDWIKRLNIVKGVANALSYMHHNCPFPIIHRDISSNNILLDSEYEPRISDFGIARLLLPDSSNRTSFAGTIGYAAPELAYTMQVNEKCDVYSFGVITLELLMGKHPCDLISSLWSSASSSSLNDQHKLLKDVIDQRLPVPENQVAEGVVYITMLAFSSLHINPKSRPTMQQVSSKLIAKYPPISKPFSTIRLEELFP; encoded by the exons atggtggaaagggtttTGGGAATGGATTCCGCTG accaACTCAACGGTTCCCTGCCTTTGGAATTCAATAATCTTTCTCATTTGAAGTCATTGCAATTGTATGGGAATGGATTCACTGGTTGTTTGCCAGAAAATGTATGCCTTGGAGGGTTACTTGAAAATTTTACTGCTTTCGATAATTATTTCTCAGGTTCAATCCCCAAAACCTTGAGAAACTGTACTTGGTTATTTAGACTTAGGCTTGATTGGAATCAATTAACAGGGAACATTTCAGTTGATTTAGGGATATACCCACATTTGAATTACATTGATTTGAGTAACAATAGATTGCATGGAGAGCTTTCATGGAAATTGGGAAAGTGGAAAAACGTCACAAAACTAAAATTGTCAAACAACAACATCTCTGGCAGCATACCACCCGAGCTGGGAAATGCTACTCAATTACATTTTATTGACCTTTCTTGGAATCATTTGCAAGGGCAAATTCCTAAAGAATTGGCAAAGTTGAAGCTGTTGTTCAAAATTTGTCTTAATAATAACAATCTTTTTGGCGTTGTCCCTTTAGATTTGAAGGTGCTATTTAATCTGGCTGAACTTGATTTAGCAGCAAATCATCTAAGTGGTTCAATTCCTGAACAACTCGGAGAACTTCCACATTTATTGATCTTGAATTTGAGTCGAAATGAATTTACAGGAAGTATTCCGTTTGAGTTAGGGGATCTATCTTTTCTAGAAGTTCTTGATCTTAGTTACAATTTGTTGATGGGACATATACCACAACAACTTGGGCAACTGAGAATTCTACAATTGTTGAATCTCTCTTATAACATTCTTTCTGGTTCGATtccaactacttttgatgatttgaCGGGCTTGACTGCTGTGGATGTATCCTACAATGAGTTAGAAGGTCCTATTCCAGATGTTAAAGCCTTCCGCGAGGCTCCATTTGAGGCATATAGAAACAACAGAGGCTTATGTGGTAATGCTAGTAGTCTAAAGGCTTGTACGTCTATCAAAAGTGGTAAAACCACTCAGACAAAGAGCAAAAAAGTTGTCATTCAGATTGTACTTCCAGTTTCGGCCACTCTATGTCTTATGTTCTTGATTGGAGGTTTCCTGGTTCTTCTTCGACGCAGCAAAAGAAAAGCCCAATCAAGGGAATCAAAAGATAAAGATACATTGGTGATACCTGGTCATGATCCAGAATTACAGTATGAAAAAATCATTGAGGCCACAAAGGATTTCGACTCCAACTATTGCATTGGGGCAGGTGGAAGTGGAGTAGTTTATAAACTTGTGCTGCCATCAGGTCGAGTGTTTGCTGTGAAAAAACTTCATCCATTACAGGATGACAAGTCAGGGAACTTGAAAGCCTTTGAAAGAGAGATTCAAGTGTTGTTAGATATTCGGCATCGAAATATTGTGAAGTTACATGGTTTTTGTTCACATTCAAAGCATTCTTTTTTGGTTTATGAATTTGTGGAAAGGGGTAGTTTGAGAAGCATCTTAACCAGTGAAGAGCAAGCAGCAGAATTGGATTGGATCAAAAGGCTAAATATTGTCAAAGGGGTGGCTAATGCTTTATCTTATATGCACCATAATTGCCCATTTCCAATCATTCATCGGGACATTTCTAGCAACAATATTCTTTTGGATTCAGAATACGAGCCTCGTATATCTGATTTCGGCATAGCTAGGCTTTTATTGCCTGACTCATCTAACAGGACCTCATTTGCTGGTACCATTGGATACGCAGCTCCAG AATTAGCCTACACAATGCAAGTGAATGAAAAATGTGATGTGTATAGTTTTGGGGTGATAACATTGGAGTTACTAATGGGAAAGCATCCATGCGACCTCATCTCATCTCTTTGGTCATCAGCATCTTCCTCATCACTGAATGATCAGCATAAATTGTTAAAGGATGTGATTGACCAGCGTCTTCCAGTTCCTGAAAATCAAGTTGCAGAGGGTGTTGTCTACATTACCATGTTAGCATTTTCGTCCTTGCATATCAATCCCAAATCTCGGCCTACGATGCAACAAGTTTCCTCGAAGCTGATTGCTAAGTATCCTCCAATTTCGAAGCCATTCTCCACAATAAGATTAGAAGAACTATTTCCCTAA